CAGGTGATCGTCCACGACCAGTTGGGACGGGTGCCCGAACGCTCCGGCAACCAGTTGGCGGTCGCCCCCGGGGCCGTGATCAACACCTACCGTTCCCGCGACGACGAGTGGATCACGGTGACTTCCGCGACGCTGCGATCGGTCCGCAACATCGCCCGCCTGCTGGGGCTCCCCGAGAAGGACTTCACCACGGCTCAGCAACAGTACGACCGACGCGAACAGTTGGACGAGGGCCTGCGGAACTGGGTGGCGGAGCGCGGCACCGACGAGTGCCTCGAGGAGTTCGCCCGCGCCGAGGTCGTGGCCTCACGGGTGTTCGACGCCGCGGACATCGCCGCCGACCCCGTGTACGCCGAACGCGAGGACATCATCACCGTCGATGACCCCGACCTCGGCCCGGTGCGTATGCAGGCGGTGATCCCGCACTTCCGGCAGCGGCCCGGCCAGGTCTGGCGGACGGGGCCCGCCCTCGGGCAGGACAACCACCTCGTCTACGGGCAGTGGCTCGGACTCAGCGCGGACGAGCTGGCCGACCTGGAGAAGAGCGATGTCATCTGAGGCGTCTTCCAAGAGCCCTGCCGAGGTGGACGCGGGAGTGGTCGACCGGCCCCCGCTGCGCTCCCTGCTCTTCGTCCCCGGCACCAGAACCGACTGGCTGGCCAAGGCCCGGACGGCGGGCGCCGACGCGGCCATCCTCGACCTGGAGGACGCGGTGCCCGCCCCGGACAAGCTCGCCGCCCGTGCCCAGGTGGCCGACGCCGTCGCACAGGCCGCCGACACGTCGGCCGAACAGGCGGGACGAATGGCCCTGTTCGTCCGTGTCAACCCGCTGGACGACTGGGCGGGGGCCGAGGAACTGCGGGCGGTCGTACGGCCCGGGCTCGCCGGTGTCGTCCTTCCCAAGGTCGGCTGCGCTCAGGACGTGAGGCTTGCCGACCGGCTGCTGGGCTGGTGCGAACAGGAACAGGGCCTGCCGCCGGGACACATCGCCCTGGTGCCCCTGCTGGAGACGGCGCGCGGCCTGCGCGAGGCCTACGACATCGCCCAAGCCGCCTCGCGCATCGCCTACTTGGGCGCTCTCACCGCCCCCGGCGGCGACGTGGAACGCGCCGTCGGCTACCGATGGAGCGCAGAGGGAACCGAAACCGTGGCACTGCGTTCCCGCGTCCTGCTGGACGCCAGGGCAGCCGGAGTGCCATGCCCGGTCAGCGGATTGTGGACACGCATCACCGACCTGCCGGGCCTACGCGGCTTCGCCGAACAGAACCGCTCCCTCGGCTACGAGGGCATGATGGCGATCCACCCCTCCCATGTCCCCGTGATCAACGAGGTGTTCTCTCCCAGCTCCGCCGAACTCGCCCGCTGCGCAGAGCTGGTCGCCGCGGTCGAGGCGGCACAGAGGGACGGGACGGGCGCCGTGACATTCCAAGGCGAGATGGTCGACGAGGCCATGGCCCGCACGGCCCGCCTCGTGGTCGAACGACACGGGGCGCAGGTTCGGGTGGCGCGTACGAGTTCCGCGTAGAGGCCGCGGGCCCGCGCCCGTCCCAGGTCGCACCCGGCCGGCGACAGGGTCGTAGACGGCGTAGAGGCGCACCGCGTCACCCACGGCCGACGCCACCCGTCCCCCGTGCGCCGACACCGCCGTCGTGATGAACGGACGCTCGTGGTCAGGCGGTCGCGGACCCGGGCGGCTCCAGCAGCCTGCGCTCCAAGTCACGCAGGTCCTTGGCGATGGACGAGCGGACCTTGCGCGCCATCACGGGGGCGGCCAGGCGGTAGTAGCGGCCGGCGTCGCCCCGGACGCGGATGCGGGCGAGCGTGCCCTGTGGGTGCGGGGCGAAGGTGTACGTGACGTGCATGGGCATCGGGCCCGCCACGGACACCATGTCCAGCAGTTGGGGCGGCTCGTGTGCGGCGATGCGCAGCACATAGTCGATGCGCCTGCCGAGGAAGTACGCGGTGCGGGTGACCTCAGCCCCGACGCCGAAACCACCCCCGTCCGCCTCGCTGGTCAGCTCCGCGGTGCGGATGCCCTGCGTCCACTTGGGGTCGTTGCGCCAGTCCATGGCGTACGCGGCCACGCGGTCGGGTGGCAGCCGGATCACGCGCTCCGCCGTCTCGTCGATCGCCATTGCGTCCTCCGATCCTGCGCGCCGGATGCCGTCCTGCGGGCGGTCAGTCGCTCCACTCAGGATTCCTCCCGCTGGTGCCGAGCGCCCGGCGGAAGGCGGGTTCGCCGGCGGCGGCGGGTACGGGTGGGCCGAAGCTGCCGTTGGCCCGGGCCTGGTCGGCGATCTTCTCGACCACGCCGAGGACGACCTCGGCGGTCTCCTCGCTGACGGGGAAGGTCTGCCGGGTGGCGCGGGCCAGGTCCCAGCCGTGCAGGGCGAGTTCCTCCAGGGTGATCGTGGCCGCGAAGGCGGCCGGCATCTCTCCCGGTCCGAACTCGGTGGTGCCCTCGTAGGCCGCGGGGTCGGCCCAGGCCGCTGCGGCCAGCTCGGCGGCCTCGGCGACGGCAGCGGGCGACATAGACAGGGCGTCGCCCCCGCCGGCCTGCGGTTCCTTGCGGGCGGCGCGTGCGGACGAGGCCAGGGTTCCGCCCAGGTGGTCGAGGAGTTCGGCGACGGTGAACTTCTCGCACGGAGTGCGGTCGCCGAGCTGGTCGCCGCGGACGGCGGAGGCCGTGGCGGAGACCGCGGCGGCACATTCCCGGATGGCGGGGTGCAGTGCGCTGTGCTGGGTGTTCATGAGTCTCTTCCTGAGATGAGTCATCGGATGGGCCGGTAGGGGCAGCCTGTGATGTCGGCAGGAGCAGCCCGTGAAGTCGGCGGGGTCAGCCCGTGAAGAAGGGCGCCGGCTTGCCTGTCTCGGCGTAGGCCTTGAGCTGGGTGAACTTCGTCGCCCATCCGTACGTGAAGTCCCGGTAGGCGTCATCGACTGCCCGGAAGCCGCTGTGCGTGAAGCGGAGGGTGACGTCGCCCTCGGGTTGGGTGAGGACCTCGTAGGTCTGGGTGGTGCCTGTCCAGGGGCCGTTCTCGCCGGCCAGGACGAGCCGCTTGCCGGGCACGTCCTCGGTGACCCGCAGCCGCCACGGCTCCGGCACTCCGGGGAAGCTCAGCTCGTGCCGGCCGCCCACGCCCTGCTCGGCGGTGGCGGTCGTGGTGAACCAGCCGTGGATGCCCTCGGTCGTGGAGATCGCCGTGTAGACGGCGTCCGGGTCGGCCTCGATGTGCAGTTGCATAGCGATGTCCGCCATGACGTGTGCTCCTCGCTTCAGTCTCATAATCACTTTAGCCATGACTAAAATGACACACCTTCTGCGGCAAATTCAAGTGGCGGCTAAAATGATGTTCATGGATGCGGTACGGGCGGTCGCCGAGCCCAGGCGGCGCGAGATCCTTCGCCTGGTATGGGACGCAGAGCTGTCCGCGGGCGAGATCGCGGAGCGTTTCGACGTCACCTTCGGAGCGGTCTCCCAGCACCTCAAGGTGCTCAGGGACTCCGGCCTGGTTACGCTGCGCCAGGACGGCAAAAAACGCTTCTACCAGGCCGACCGTGAAGCCATGGGACCGCTCGCCGACTACCTGCAGTCCATGTGGGCCGCCAAGCTCGACACGCTCGCCGAACTGGCGGAGGCAGCCGAGCGGGCCGAAGAAGCCGAACAGCCCGAGACCACTTGAGGGGCAAGCTCTTGAGCACGACAGACGTGGTGACGGTCGAACGGCGCATCGCCGCACGGCCCGAGACGGTGTTCTCCTTCTTCACCGACCGGGACAGGTGGCTGTCCTGGATGGGCAGCGACGGCGAGTTCACCTTCGAGCCCGGCGGCTCCTACCGGACGAACGTCAACCGCGACAACGTCGCCGAGGGCCGCTTCGTCGAGATCGACCCGCCCAAGCGGCTGGTCTTCACCTGGGGCTGGGCCGAGGGCGGGATGCCCGTGCCGCCCGGCTCGACGACGGTGGAGATCACCCTCGAACCGGTCGACGGCGGCACCTTGCTGCGCCTGGTCCATCGCGGCCTGCCCACCCGGGAGGCGAGCGCCGCACACGAGGAGGGCTGGGCCCATTACGTGGATCGGCTCGCAACCGTGGCAGCGGGCGGCGACCCCGGGCCAGATGTCTGGATGTGACCCTGCGCCACGTCCACACGTCCACACGTCCATGCACAAGCCGAGTTCGGCGTGCCCGCAGCCGGCTGATCACGGGCGCCTCGGGCCCAGCCAGGAGGGCCCGCCTTGCGATCAGAGGGCCCGGAATCGGTGTCGGCGGATGAGAGGCGGTGGGAGCGTACGACCGCGACCACACTCCCGGCGACGCGGGGGGCGATCCGCCCGCCAAGATCACGAAGCGGTCGCGACCGGGGTGCTCCGCGCTCCACACCGCGCGGCGACACACGCCCCTTCGGCTCGTACCTGACGGCGAGCGCGTCACCCGGCCGGGTGGTCGGCCCGCAGCCCCGCCAGATGCCGGCCTTCAGCAGGACACCGTCCTGGTCGGTCACCGTACAGAGGTGGCGGCCACGGCCGGAAGCAGCCCGTGCCCCACTCGGCGACGACATGCACAGGTACCGTCGCCGAACGTGACCGTTGACCGGAGGACGAGCCGAGAACGCCCTTGACGCCGAGGTTGGGTTGGCCTTGATGTTGTTGGTGGCCAGGTAGTTCCCTATGCCGCTGAGTCGGCCGACCTCGGCGGGCGCACCGGAACGCTGGACCAGGAATGCCTCGTTGTTGCCGTCGGTGTGCTTGACCCGGATGTGGCTGGAGCCGGGCTGCACCTCGATCCACAGTTGCTGGTGTCGGAGGTGTCGTCGTGGATGGCCCGGGACAGGAAGCCGGGCCCGGAGCCCTTGATCGTCAGGAAGCTGATGTCGATGACGACGCGGGTGAGCAGGTCGTAGTGGCCCGGCGGGATGTGGATGGCCGCACTGGGAGGTGGGTGTGCGTGGGGGCAGCGAACGGCGCCCGCGGTCATGCCCGCGATGACCTGCTTCTCGAAGGCCTCGTAGATCGTCGGCTGCGGCAGGAGGACGAGGGTGGCGGACGCCATCATGGCGCCGTAGTTGACGCTGTAGACGCCCTGGAACTGGGAGACACCGAGGGACACGGTGGTCATGTTCGGGTCGTTGATGCGGGTGACCGCGAAGGGGAACGCGTTCCAGACTTACCTGTTCCGTACCCTGGCGGCATGCGCATGCGTCCCACTGTGAGCTGGACCCCTACCGCTGACCTGCCGCCGGGCACCACGGATCTGGAGCCGGTCGCCGGTGTGCTGAGCACGGGTGGTGTGCTGGTCCTCAGCGGGGCGGGCATCTCCACCGAGTCGGGCATCCCCGACTACCGGGGCGAGGGCGGGAGCCTCAGCCGGCACACTCCGATGACCTACCAGGACTTCACCGCCGGCGCCCAGGCCCGGCGCCGGTACTGGGCACGCAGCCACCTGGGCTGGCGCACCTTCGGCCGCGCCCGCCCCAACGCCGGGCACCGGGCCGTGGCCGCGTTCGGGCGGCACGGCCTGCTCTCGGGTGTGATCACCCAGAACGTCGACGGCCTGCACCAGGCCGCCGGCGCCGAGGGTGTCGTGGAACTCCACGGAAGCCTGGAGCGGGTCGTCTGCCTTTCCTGCGGCGCCTTCAGCCCGCGCCACGAACTCGCCCGGCGGCTGGAGGAGGCCAATGCGGGCTTCGAGCCGGTGGCCGCCGGAATCAACCCGGACGGTGACGCCGACCTCACCGATGAACAGGTCGGCGACTTCCGCGTGCTGCCCTGCACGGTCTGCGGCGGCATCCTCAAACCGGACGTGGTGTTCTTCGGCGAATCCGTTCCGCCACGGCGCGTCGAGCACTGCCGCAAACTGGTCCGTGAGGCGGCCTCGCTGCTCGTCCTGGGCTCCTCACTGACGGTGATGTCCGGGCTCCGGTTCGTCCGCCAGGCAGCCCAGGCAGGGAAGCCAGTACTGATCGTCAACCGGGACCCGACCCGGGGCGACCTGCACGCCCTCACCCGAGTGGCGCTCCCCCTGGGAACAGCCCTCACCACCGTGGCCGGCCGGCTGGGCATCCCCGTCGACGACGAGGCGACGGCCCGGGCGAGGGAGTGACGGTGACGGGACGTCACCGGAGCACTGGTGGAGTGTCGGTGTTCGAGAGTTGCAGTATTCGCCGCCTGGCTGGCTAGGTTTTCGTCAGTCGGCTCCCGGAAGGCGGCTTCATCTGGCCCCAGTTGGTGGAGATCAGAAACACGACCGCTCCCTCTGCCGATGGGGCGTTCGCAGCTGTCCCCGCTGCCCTTGGTCCACTCTCTGCAACAAGAGCCGGGCGGCGGCGGGGGGAGGCACCGTTCTGATGGCAGCGCATGACCAAGCTCAGGACGGGGGGCTGGCTTCTCCGTTCAGGCCGATGTGCAAACCATTCAAACCTTGGGGTACGTCCTCGAAGGCGCCGCCGACTCGGTCCACGGGGTGAGCTCGAAAGGCAGGCGGTCCACCAGCCGGCTTCGTACAAAACTCGGGGACACAGCAGGATCGACGGTAACTGCGGTCAGCGTCCGGTCGTCCAAGCAGTACTAAGTGGCACGTACTTGTCCGAGGCCCAGGGCGTCCCGATGGTGGTCGGCGTGTCCGGGGCGAACACCCACGGCAGCCGGCCCTCAAACCCCTGGTGAAGGGGATACCGGCCGTGCGGTCCCGGCGCGGACCGCGCCGCAGGCGCCCCGGCAAGCTCCGCGCCGATAAGGCGTGCCACTCCGCCGGCACTCTGTTCTGGCTGCGCAAACGCGGCATCATCCCGCATCGCCCGCCCGGCATCGAGTCTTCCGAACGACTCGGGCGCCACCGTTGGAAGATCGAGACGTCCATCTCCTGGCTGTTCGGCTACCGCCGCCTCACTGTCCGGTACGAACGCAAAGGCAGCCATTCCTCGCGTTCCTCGGCCTCGCCGCCGCGCTGGCCTGCTACAAGAAACTCGCCAAACTCACCACGTGAGACATCGTCTTAGGCGGCGAACGCGCCGATCCAGCACTTCTCCGTGCGGCCCGGGGCCCGTATTTCAATTAGTGCTCGGCAGAGGGGGTGTTGGTGGGAGTCTGAGATATGACCTCGTGTCTGTCAGGCCGCGTTGCCGCTCGTGCTCTGCGGGCCAAGTTCGATCAGATCCTGCCGCACTTCGATGAGCGCCGCCGTCGGTTGTACCTGGCCAGTGAGGCGACGGCCCTCGGCCGTGGCGGGATCGTCCGGGTCGCCGCCGCCTCCGGCACCAGTACTGCAACCATCGCGCGAGGTATGGCCGAGTTGGCCGGTTGCTCCTCACCGACCCTGCGGGTGCGGGCTCCAGGTGCGGGCCGCAAGCGGCTGACAGACACCGACCCTGGTCTGCTGCCCGCGCTGGAGTCGCTGATCGAGCCGCACACCCGAGGCGACCCCGTCTCCCCGTTGCGGTGGACCACGCTGTCGTTACGGGCCCTGGCCTCGACCCTCACCACACAGGGCCACCCGGTCAGCGCTTCAACCGTCGGACACCTGCTGCACACCCTGGGCTACAGCCTGCAGGGAACCGCGAAGACAACAGAGGGCATCAGCCATCCGGACCGCGATGCCCAGTTCACCCACCTCAATGCCACCGCCGCCGCGTTCCTCAACGATGCCCAGCCGGTGATCAGCGTCGACACCAAGGCCAAGGAATGGCTCGGCAACCGGGACCGGCCCGGTCGCACCTGGCGGCCGGGCAAGAACGCGATCAAGGTGGACTGCCA
The nucleotide sequence above comes from Streptomyces sp. NL15-2K. Encoded proteins:
- a CDS encoding CoA ester lyase; amino-acid sequence: MSSEASSKSPAEVDAGVVDRPPLRSLLFVPGTRTDWLAKARTAGADAAILDLEDAVPAPDKLAARAQVADAVAQAADTSAEQAGRMALFVRVNPLDDWAGAEELRAVVRPGLAGVVLPKVGCAQDVRLADRLLGWCEQEQGLPPGHIALVPLLETARGLREAYDIAQAASRIAYLGALTAPGGDVERAVGYRWSAEGTETVALRSRVLLDARAAGVPCPVSGLWTRITDLPGLRGFAEQNRSLGYEGMMAIHPSHVPVINEVFSPSSAELARCAELVAAVEAAQRDGTGAVTFQGEMVDEAMARTARLVVERHGAQVRVARTSSA
- a CDS encoding SRPBCC family protein — its product is MAIDETAERVIRLPPDRVAAYAMDWRNDPKWTQGIRTAELTSEADGGGFGVGAEVTRTAYFLGRRIDYVLRIAAHEPPQLLDMVSVAGPMPMHVTYTFAPHPQGTLARIRVRGDAGRYYRLAAPVMARKVRSSIAKDLRDLERRLLEPPGSATA
- a CDS encoding TIGR03086 family metal-binding protein codes for the protein MNTQHSALHPAIRECAAAVSATASAVRGDQLGDRTPCEKFTVAELLDHLGGTLASSARAARKEPQAGGGDALSMSPAAVAEAAELAAAAWADPAAYEGTTEFGPGEMPAAFAATITLEELALHGWDLARATRQTFPVSEETAEVVLGVVEKIADQARANGSFGPPVPAAAGEPAFRRALGTSGRNPEWSD
- a CDS encoding SRPBCC domain-containing protein, with the translated sequence MADIAMQLHIEADPDAVYTAISTTEGIHGWFTTTATAEQGVGGRHELSFPGVPEPWRLRVTEDVPGKRLVLAGENGPWTGTTQTYEVLTQPEGDVTLRFTHSGFRAVDDAYRDFTYGWATKFTQLKAYAETGKPAPFFTG
- a CDS encoding metalloregulator ArsR/SmtB family transcription factor, whose product is MDAVRAVAEPRRREILRLVWDAELSAGEIAERFDVTFGAVSQHLKVLRDSGLVTLRQDGKKRFYQADREAMGPLADYLQSMWAAKLDTLAELAEAAERAEEAEQPETT
- a CDS encoding SRPBCC domain-containing protein, with the translated sequence MSTTDVVTVERRIAARPETVFSFFTDRDRWLSWMGSDGEFTFEPGGSYRTNVNRDNVAEGRFVEIDPPKRLVFTWGWAEGGMPVPPGSTTVEITLEPVDGGTLLRLVHRGLPTREASAAHEEGWAHYVDRLATVAAGGDPGPDVWM
- a CDS encoding NAD-dependent protein deacetylase; its protein translation is MRMRPTVSWTPTADLPPGTTDLEPVAGVLSTGGVLVLSGAGISTESGIPDYRGEGGSLSRHTPMTYQDFTAGAQARRRYWARSHLGWRTFGRARPNAGHRAVAAFGRHGLLSGVITQNVDGLHQAAGAEGVVELHGSLERVVCLSCGAFSPRHELARRLEEANAGFEPVAAGINPDGDADLTDEQVGDFRVLPCTVCGGILKPDVVFFGESVPPRRVEHCRKLVREAASLLVLGSSLTVMSGLRFVRQAAQAGKPVLIVNRDPTRGDLHALTRVALPLGTALTTVAGRLGIPVDDEATARARE